From Cucumis melo cultivar AY chromosome 1, USDA_Cmelo_AY_1.0, whole genome shotgun sequence, a single genomic window includes:
- the LOC103495554 gene encoding protein TIC 20-IV, chloroplastic isoform X2, with the protein MFAETTTAAAAGASVRDVFLKRCFKPSLVVMPQCRRLASANLDTKLALSITKAKQKPCKELKFSSSRGMLISHISSAASPHLSGEQGRLFHKLPLWPPRNHARKGPRAFRDDSYSVKRQSGVTQKPEWWLRTLACVPYLMAVQMSSTAYYLMPLLEHLDVDNLIFYVPGSVQRLPWWFPMLYFNLAYFGVVRNKELPHFFRFHVMMGMLLETSLDIIWYASNFMPLIHYNGTYAMQYWAAVGFIYISSLLVCIRSSLLGTYAKIPFIFENALIHTFFNIGRYYRPF; encoded by the exons ATGTTTGCGGAGACGACGACCGCGGCCGCCGCAGGAGCATCCGTACG TGATGTGTTTTTGAAGAGATGTTTCAAGCCCAGCCTAGTGGTTATGCCCCAATGTCGTCGATTGGCTTCTGCTAACTTAGACACAAAACTTGCTTTATCTATTACCAAAGCTAAACAGAAACCTTGTAAGGAACTCAAGTTTTCTTCTTCTAGAG GAATGTTGATATCACATATTTCTTCAGCAGCATCCCCACATCTATCTGGGGAACAAGGCAGGCTGTTCCATAAACTTCCACTTTGGCCTCCACGAAATCATGCTAGAAAGGGTCCTCGAGCATTCAGAGACGACTCTTACAGTGTAAAACGCCAATCTGGGGTCACCCAAAAACCAGAATGGTGGTTGAGGACTTTGGCCTGTGTTCCATATTTAATGGCTGTGCAGATGTCAAGTACAGCATATTACCTCATGCCTTTGTTGGAACACTTGGATGTtgataatttgatattttatgtCCCCGGATCTGTTCAGAGGTTACCGTGGTGGTTCCCCATGTTGTACTTCAACCTTGCATACTTTGGAGTCGTGAGGAATAAAGAATTGCCTCATTTCTTTCGGTTCCATGTCATGATGGGGATGTTATTAGAAACCTCGCTCGACATCATATGGTATGCTAGCAATTTCATGCCACTCATACATTACAATGGTACATATGCAATGCAATACTGGGCTGCAGTGGGGTTCATCTACATTTCCAGCTTGTTGGTGTGTATAAGGAGTTCTCTCTTAGGGACTTATGCCAAAATACCATTCATTTTCGAAAATGCACTTATTCATACATTCTTTAATATAGGACGATATTATCGACCGTTCTAG
- the LOC103495555 gene encoding uncharacterized protein LOC103495555, translating to MENGLISVDRWSDGSQIYFLTHLHSDHTKGLSSQWSKGPLFCSRLTAKLFPFKFPNFNLSLLRVLEIGLWHSISLISPSSGSRKVIKVLAIDAHHCPGAVMLLFRGDFGCLMYTGDFRWEMSSERANKGRIALLNALEDNTVDILYLDNTYCNPSYAFPSREIAARQIVDIIASHPQHDIIIGINSLGKEDLLVHISRMLGLKVWVWPERLQTMHLLGFNDEFTTKTNLTRVRAVPRYSFSIDTLEGLNQMRPTIGIMPSGLPWVVRPHEGDGIHSGSLLTTRYRRSKLNENGRFLIEKQTGKVESVTKLHNYIFSVPYSDHACFSEIQEFIKLVRPTTIKGIVSSSSCYIEPLYYFGRLCGAKQPVNKFHHKKKGTEKVEKNVDIKFVNSKKGTNAGILNAGVRLGRVSALRRVQRGARLPEDDCL from the exons ATGGAGAATGGCTTGATTTCGGTGGACCGGTGGTCGGACGGTAGCCAGATCTATTTTCTGACTCACCTGCACTCCGACCACACCAAAGGCTTGTCTTCGCAATGGTCTAAAGGCCCACTCTTCTGCTCTCGCCTCACCGCCAAACTCTTCCCATTCAAATTCCCCAATTTCAACCTCTCCTTGCTCCGCGTCCTCGAAATTGGTTTATGGCATTCAATCTCATTGATTTCACCTTCATCTGGTTCACGGAAAGTTATCAAGGTCCTGGCAATCGACGCTCACCATTGTCCTG GTGCTGTTATGCTCTTGTTTCGTGGAGACTTTGGCTGCTTGATGTACACAGGGGATTTTCGGTGGGAAATGAGCAGTGAAAGGGCGAATAAAGGAAGGATAGCCCTTCTGAATGCACTCGAGGATAACACTGTCGACATTCTTTACTTGGATAATACCTACTGCAATCCTTCATATGCGTTTCCTTCTCGAGAAATTGCTGCACGGCAG ATTGTTGATATCATTGCCTCCCATCCACAACATGATATCATCATTGGCATTAATTCTCTGGGGAAGGAAGATCTTTTAGTTCACATTTCTCGCATGCTTGGATTGAAG GTTTGGGTATGGCCAGAACGCTTGCAGACGATGCATCTTCTTGGTTTCAATGACGAATTCACTACAAAGACGAATCTTACTAGAGTTCGAGCTGTTCCTCGCTACAGCTTCAGCATAGATACTCTCGAGGGATTAAACCAGATGCGCCCAACCATCGGAATCATGCCATCGGGTCTTCCTTGGGTGGTAAGACCCCATGAAGGAGATGGTATTCATTCTGGTTCGCTTCTCACCACACGTTATCGCCGAAGCAAGTTGAATGAAAATGGTCGATTCTTGATTGAGAAGCAAACTGGAAAAGTAGAATCGGTTACGAAGTTGCACAATTACATTTTTTCAGTTCCATACTCGGACCATGCTTGCTTCTCAGAGATACAAGAATTCATAAAGCTTGTCCGTCCAACCACCATCAAAGGCATTGTTTCTTCATCTTCTTGTTACATCGAACCCCTTTACTACTTCGGTCGCCTCTGTGGAGCAAAGCAACCTGTAAATAAGTTCCATCACAAGAAAAAAGGAACAGAGAAAGTTGAAAAAAATGTCGACATTAAGTTTGTTAACTCGAAGAAAGGTACAAATGCTGGCATTTTGAATGCGGGCGTTCGTTTGGGTCGAGTGAGTGCATTGAGACGAGTCCAGCGTGGTGCGCGTCTTCCGGAAGACGATTGTCTTTGA
- the LOC103495556 gene encoding universal stress protein PHOS32 isoform X2, translating into MSLQPTRSESESTVLDGVSPNAGVQIQPSSPGSFLSPRHSLDSQRRIAIAVDLSDESAYAVRWAVQNYLRPGDLVFFLHVQPTSVLYGADWGSVDLHQRNSSSDEVSAEETQRKMEDDFDNFTTTKAADLAQPLVEANIPFKIHIVKDHDMKERLCLEVERLGLSAVIMGSRGFGASKRITKGRLGSVSDYCVHHCVCPVVVVRYPDDKDGSRDGDAETGGSVKSIIREEVELDPVPEDEQEYHDGDEEVKEQMIK; encoded by the exons ATGAGTCTTCAACCTACACGATCGGAGTCGGAATCTACTGTTCTTGACGGCGTCAGTCCTAATGCCGGCGTTCAAATCCAACCGTCGTCTCCGGGTTCCTTTTTATCACCGCGTCATTCATTGGATTCCCAGCGGAGAATCGCTATCGCTGTTGATTTGAGCGATGAGAGTGCATACGCCGTTCGTTGGGCTGTTCAGAACTATCTCCGTCCTGGTGATTTGGTGTTTTTTCTTCACGTTCAACCTACAAGCGTTCTTTATGGAGCTGATTGGGGATCAGTTGACCTTCATCAAAGGAATAGCAGCAGCGACGAGGTAAGCGCTGAAGAAACgcaaagaaagatggaagatgATTTCGATAATTTCACTACGACCAAGGCCGCTGACTTGGCTCAACCTTTAGTGGAGGCTAATATTCCTTTCAAGATTCACATAGTCAAAGACCACGACATGAAGGAAAGACTCTGCCTCGAAGTTGAACGATTAGGGCTTAGTGCTGTTATCATGGGGAGCAGAGGCTTTGGCGCCTCAAAGCGAATTACTAAGGGCCGACTTGGAAGTGTTAGCGATTATTGCGTTCACCATTGTGTGTGTCCGGTGGTGGTGGTTAGGTATCCGGATGACAAGGATGGTTCACGTGATGGAGATGCTGAAACCGGCGGCTCGGTGAAGAGTATTATTAGGGAGGAAGTGGAGCTTGATCCAGTGCCTGAAGATGAGCAGGAGTATCATGATGGTGACGAGGAGGTCAAAG AGCAGATGATTAAATGA
- the LOC103495556 gene encoding universal stress protein PHOS34 isoform X3 codes for MSLQPTRSESESTVLDGVSPNAGVQIQPSSPGSFLSPRHSLDSQRRIAIAVDLSDESAYAVRWAVQNYLRPGDLVFFLHVQPTSVLYGADWGSVDLHQRNSSSDEVSAEETQRKMEDDFDNFTTTKAADLAQPLVEANIPFKIHIVKDHDMKERLCLEVERLGLSAVIMGSRGFGASKRITKGRLGSVSDYCVHHCVCPVVVVRYPDDKDGSRDGDAETGGSVKSIIREEVELDPVPEDEQEYHDGDEEVKDD; via the exons ATGAGTCTTCAACCTACACGATCGGAGTCGGAATCTACTGTTCTTGACGGCGTCAGTCCTAATGCCGGCGTTCAAATCCAACCGTCGTCTCCGGGTTCCTTTTTATCACCGCGTCATTCATTGGATTCCCAGCGGAGAATCGCTATCGCTGTTGATTTGAGCGATGAGAGTGCATACGCCGTTCGTTGGGCTGTTCAGAACTATCTCCGTCCTGGTGATTTGGTGTTTTTTCTTCACGTTCAACCTACAAGCGTTCTTTATGGAGCTGATTGGGGATCAGTTGACCTTCATCAAAGGAATAGCAGCAGCGACGAGGTAAGCGCTGAAGAAACgcaaagaaagatggaagatgATTTCGATAATTTCACTACGACCAAGGCCGCTGACTTGGCTCAACCTTTAGTGGAGGCTAATATTCCTTTCAAGATTCACATAGTCAAAGACCACGACATGAAGGAAAGACTCTGCCTCGAAGTTGAACGATTAGGGCTTAGTGCTGTTATCATGGGGAGCAGAGGCTTTGGCGCCTCAAAGCGAATTACTAAGGGCCGACTTGGAAGTGTTAGCGATTATTGCGTTCACCATTGTGTGTGTCCGGTGGTGGTGGTTAGGTATCCGGATGACAAGGATGGTTCACGTGATGGAGATGCTGAAACCGGCGGCTCGGTGAAGAGTATTATTAGGGAGGAAGTGGAGCTTGATCCAGTGCCTGAAGATGAGCAGGAGTATCATGATGGTGACGAGGAGGTCAAAG ATGATTAA
- the LOC103495556 gene encoding universal stress protein PHOS32 isoform X1, protein MSLQPTRSESESTVLDGVSPNAGVQIQPSSPGSFLSPRHSLDSQRRIAIAVDLSDESAYAVRWAVQNYLRPGDLVFFLHVQPTSVLYGADWGSVDLHQRNSSSDEVSAEETQRKMEDDFDNFTTTKAADLAQPLVEANIPFKIHIVKDHDMKERLCLEVERLGLSAVIMGSRGFGASKRITKGRLGSVSDYCVHHCVCPVVVVRYPDDKDGSRDGDAETGGSVKSIIREEVELDPVPEDEQEYHDGDEEVKEIVHMTKVEKTAE, encoded by the exons ATGAGTCTTCAACCTACACGATCGGAGTCGGAATCTACTGTTCTTGACGGCGTCAGTCCTAATGCCGGCGTTCAAATCCAACCGTCGTCTCCGGGTTCCTTTTTATCACCGCGTCATTCATTGGATTCCCAGCGGAGAATCGCTATCGCTGTTGATTTGAGCGATGAGAGTGCATACGCCGTTCGTTGGGCTGTTCAGAACTATCTCCGTCCTGGTGATTTGGTGTTTTTTCTTCACGTTCAACCTACAAGCGTTCTTTATGGAGCTGATTGGGGATCAGTTGACCTTCATCAAAGGAATAGCAGCAGCGACGAGGTAAGCGCTGAAGAAACgcaaagaaagatggaagatgATTTCGATAATTTCACTACGACCAAGGCCGCTGACTTGGCTCAACCTTTAGTGGAGGCTAATATTCCTTTCAAGATTCACATAGTCAAAGACCACGACATGAAGGAAAGACTCTGCCTCGAAGTTGAACGATTAGGGCTTAGTGCTGTTATCATGGGGAGCAGAGGCTTTGGCGCCTCAAAGCGAATTACTAAGGGCCGACTTGGAAGTGTTAGCGATTATTGCGTTCACCATTGTGTGTGTCCGGTGGTGGTGGTTAGGTATCCGGATGACAAGGATGGTTCACGTGATGGAGATGCTGAAACCGGCGGCTCGGTGAAGAGTATTATTAGGGAGGAAGTGGAGCTTGATCCAGTGCCTGAAGATGAGCAGGAGTATCATGATGGTGACGAGGAGGTCAAAG AAATTGTACACATGACAAAGGTAGAGAAGACTGCTGAGTGA
- the LOC103495554 gene encoding protein TIC 20-IV, chloroplastic isoform X1, with translation MFAETTTAAAAGASVRYSDVFLKRCFKPSLVVMPQCRRLASANLDTKLALSITKAKQKPCKELKFSSSRGMLISHISSAASPHLSGEQGRLFHKLPLWPPRNHARKGPRAFRDDSYSVKRQSGVTQKPEWWLRTLACVPYLMAVQMSSTAYYLMPLLEHLDVDNLIFYVPGSVQRLPWWFPMLYFNLAYFGVVRNKELPHFFRFHVMMGMLLETSLDIIWYASNFMPLIHYNGTYAMQYWAAVGFIYISSLLVCIRSSLLGTYAKIPFIFENALIHTFFNIGRYYRPF, from the exons ATGTTTGCGGAGACGACGACCGCGGCCGCCGCAGGAGCATCCGTACG GTACAGTGATGTGTTTTTGAAGAGATGTTTCAAGCCCAGCCTAGTGGTTATGCCCCAATGTCGTCGATTGGCTTCTGCTAACTTAGACACAAAACTTGCTTTATCTATTACCAAAGCTAAACAGAAACCTTGTAAGGAACTCAAGTTTTCTTCTTCTAGAG GAATGTTGATATCACATATTTCTTCAGCAGCATCCCCACATCTATCTGGGGAACAAGGCAGGCTGTTCCATAAACTTCCACTTTGGCCTCCACGAAATCATGCTAGAAAGGGTCCTCGAGCATTCAGAGACGACTCTTACAGTGTAAAACGCCAATCTGGGGTCACCCAAAAACCAGAATGGTGGTTGAGGACTTTGGCCTGTGTTCCATATTTAATGGCTGTGCAGATGTCAAGTACAGCATATTACCTCATGCCTTTGTTGGAACACTTGGATGTtgataatttgatattttatgtCCCCGGATCTGTTCAGAGGTTACCGTGGTGGTTCCCCATGTTGTACTTCAACCTTGCATACTTTGGAGTCGTGAGGAATAAAGAATTGCCTCATTTCTTTCGGTTCCATGTCATGATGGGGATGTTATTAGAAACCTCGCTCGACATCATATGGTATGCTAGCAATTTCATGCCACTCATACATTACAATGGTACATATGCAATGCAATACTGGGCTGCAGTGGGGTTCATCTACATTTCCAGCTTGTTGGTGTGTATAAGGAGTTCTCTCTTAGGGACTTATGCCAAAATACCATTCATTTTCGAAAATGCACTTATTCATACATTCTTTAATATAGGACGATATTATCGACCGTTCTAG